The following proteins are encoded in a genomic region of Sesamum indicum cultivar Zhongzhi No. 13 linkage group LG8, S_indicum_v1.0, whole genome shotgun sequence:
- the LOC105168228 gene encoding 40S ribosomal protein S20-2-like: protein MAYAAMKPTKPGLEESQEQIHKIRITLSSKNVKNLEKVCADLVRGAKDKRLRVKGPVRMPTKVLHITTRKSPCGEGTNTWDRFELRVHKRVIDLFSSPDVVKQITSITIEPGVEVEVTIADS from the exons ATGGCGTACGCAGCGATGAAGCCGACGAAGCCGGGTTTAGAGGAGTCCCAGGAGCAGATTCACAAGATTCGTATCACACTGTCCTCAAAGAACGTGAAGAATTTGGAGAAAG TATGTGCTGACTTGGTTCGTGGTGCCAAGGACAAAAGGCTCAGGGTCAAGGGACCAGTGAGAATGCCAACTAAGGTTCTTCACATCACTACTAGGAAGTCTCCTTGTGGTGAAG GTACAAATACTTGGGATAGGTTTGAACTCAGGGTTCACAAGCGCGTGATTGACCTTTTCAGTTCCCCAGATGTTGTTAAGCAGATCACTTCAATTACTATAGAACCTGGTGTGGAAGTTGAAGTTACCATAGCAGATTCTTAG
- the LOC105168648 gene encoding WAT1-related protein At1g70260-like: MANQIPAMSFILAIILRSTKFAWKSSGSQARLIGTLISAAGAISITLYKGPTVRSHSSSSPSLAAPSPPRLFVFTSTHENWILGCILFAASSFTLTIWNTVQVGTIKMCPQVMKIISFYSLFGTLQSAVVALFMERDPSAWALHLDFQLLVIVLTAIFSSLIRSSVQIWCTRLKGPYFVPIFKPFGIAYASTFGCLLFPDTFHYGSMMGAFVCGVGYYTVLWGQMKDEAMQKSDGGNKNDVPDQKVPLLQDESQV, translated from the exons ATGGCCAATCAGATTCCTGCTATGTCTTTCATTCTTGCAATCATCCTCAG GAGTACGAAGTTTGCGTGGAAAAGCTCAGGTAGCCAGGCAAGATTAATAGGTACGTTGATATCGGCGGCGGGAGCAATCTCAATCACTCTTTACAAAGGGCCTACGGTCAGAAGCCACTCATCATCATCTCCCTCACTGGCAGCCCCTTCACCTCCACGCCTTTTCGTCTTCACTTCAACCCATGAGAACTGGATTCTTGGCTGCATTCTCTTTGCTGCTTCTTCATTTACCCTAACCATCTGGAACACTGTCCAG GTGGGAACTATCAAAATGTGTCCACAAGTGATGAAAATAATCTCATTTTATAGCTTATTTGGGACTCTCCAATCAGCTGTTGTTGCTCTCTTCATGGAGAGGGATCCTTCCGCATGGGCACTGCACCTTGACTTCCAACTCCTCGTCATCGTTTTAACA GCAATTTTCAGCAGTTTGATCCGCAGCAGTGTTCAGATATGGTGCACGCGATTGAAAGGACCTTATTTCGTGCCCATATTCAAGCCATTCGGAATTGCGTACGCCAGCACCTTCGGATGTCTCCTCTTCCCCGACACCTTTCATTATGGAAG CATGATGGGAGCATTTGTGTGTGGAGTGGGGTACTACACCGTGTTGTGGGGACAAATGAAAGACGAAGCGATGCAAAAATCAGATGGTGGCAACAAGAATGATGTTCCTGATCAGAAGGTCCCTCTTCTTCAAGATGAATCTCAAGTGTGA